The following are encoded in a window of Astyanax mexicanus isolate ESR-SI-001 chromosome 6, AstMex3_surface, whole genome shotgun sequence genomic DNA:
- the LOC125802431 gene encoding uncharacterized protein LOC125802431 produces MLSPRQETLIVDMVRQNNSVKLCEIQQKIIDDHVDFEGITSISISTIDRVLKRNRMRMKQLYRVPFERNSERVKEQRFHYVQRVFQLDSSEQPHEYIYMDEAGFNLTKRRRRGRNVIGQRAIVTVPGQRGGNVTLCAAISNHGVLHHHATLGPYNTQHLLTFLSDLRDIVLGFQQQDHEQTEHPVYVIVWDNVSFHHAVQVREWFTRNQEFLNVFLPPYSPFLNPTEEFFSAWRWKVYD; encoded by the exons ATGTTGTCCCCACGCCAAGAGACCCTCATTGTTGACATGGTCCGTCAGAACAATTCAGTCAAACTCTGTGAAATACAGCAGAAGATCATTGACGACCATGTTGATTTTGAAGGCATCACCAGTATCAGCATTTCCACCATTGATCGTGTCCTAAAACGCAACAGGATGCGGATGAAGCAACTGTACAGAGTACCCTTTGAGCGCAACTCAGAAAGGGTCAAGGAGCAAAGATTCCACTATGTACAG AGAGTGTTTCAACTGGATTCCTCAGAACAACcacatgaatatatttatatggatgaagctGGGTTCAATCTGAccaaaaggaggaggagaggccgGAATGTGATTGGCCAACGAGCCATTGTTACAGTTCCTGGCCAGCGTGGTGGCAATGTCACTTTATGTGCTGCAATCAGCAATCATGGTGTTCTCCACCATCATGCCACATTGGGGCCATACAACACTCAACACCTCTtgacatttttaagtgatcttcgGGATATTGTGTTAGGGTTTCAGCAGCAGGATCATGAACAGACAGAGCATCCTGTCTATGTCATTGTGTGGGATAATGTGAGTTTTCACCATGCCGTGCAGGTCAGAGAGTGGTTCACTAGAAACCAAGAATTCCTGAATGTTTTCCTACCACCATACTCCCCTTTCCTCAATCCAACAGAGGAGTTCTTCTCTGCATGGCGCTGGAAGGTTTATGACTGA